In Vicinamibacterales bacterium, the following are encoded in one genomic region:
- a CDS encoding SPOR domain-containing protein: MSDDGFREIQLSGKQLVFLFMATTVVSVAIFLCGVLVGRGVGARQASGSTPIADSIGRGGQVIGDELPNWTQPIDEANTEIADELYAEPSESSLEDERAATIGPSEQVLPLEPFTVQVAALTGRASAEVIRDQLSDKGYPAYLLDPPPGVPGEMFRVRVGRYQDRADAEHVRLRLEQEEKFKPWITR; this comes from the coding sequence ATGTCGGATGACGGTTTTCGTGAAATTCAGCTGAGTGGCAAGCAACTCGTTTTCCTCTTTATGGCCACGACTGTTGTGTCCGTGGCGATCTTTCTGTGTGGTGTGCTCGTTGGGCGCGGTGTTGGTGCTCGCCAAGCGTCGGGGTCAACACCGATTGCGGATAGTATCGGTCGAGGTGGCCAAGTAATTGGGGACGAGCTGCCTAATTGGACTCAGCCTATTGACGAGGCTAATACGGAAATCGCAGACGAGTTATACGCTGAACCCTCTGAATCGTCCCTGGAAGACGAACGCGCCGCGACCATAGGTCCCAGCGAGCAAGTGTTGCCATTGGAACCTTTTACGGTACAGGTAGCAGCACTAACCGGTCGTGCTAGCGCCGAGGTAATTCGAGACCAACTTTCGGATAAAGGATACCCCGCTTATTTGCTCGATCCCCCGCCTGGCGTACCAGGGGAGATGTTTCGTGTCCGCGTCGGCCGGTATCAGGACCGTGCTGATGCCGAGCACGTTCGTCTTCGTCTCGAGCAGGAAGAAAAGTTCAAGCCCTGGATTACCCGCTAG
- a CDS encoding slipin family protein produces the protein MNVSPIAVFGLIVVLYLISSIKILNEYERGVIFRLGKLLPHSKGPGVILVFAPIDRIVRVSLRTIVMDVPPQDVITRDNVSVKVNAVVYFRVMEPGRAIVEVENFHYATSQLAQTTLRSVLGQVELDGLLSQRERLNQDLQGILDQNTDAWGIKVSAVEVKHVDLPPDMQRAMARQAEAEREKRAKIIHAEGEYTASEQLSQAAAVLATEPNAITLRYLQTLTEIASEKNSTIVFPLPVELLNMLRKTSGASEPST, from the coding sequence ATGAATGTATCCCCTATTGCAGTATTCGGCCTGATCGTGGTGTTGTACTTGATCAGCTCAATCAAGATTTTGAATGAGTATGAGCGTGGCGTCATCTTCCGTCTTGGCAAGTTGCTACCACATTCGAAGGGTCCTGGCGTGATCCTTGTCTTTGCACCGATTGATCGTATTGTTCGGGTGAGCCTCCGCACGATCGTGATGGACGTGCCGCCACAAGACGTTATCACGCGGGACAATGTTTCCGTGAAGGTCAATGCAGTTGTCTATTTCCGCGTAATGGAACCTGGCCGTGCCATTGTCGAAGTTGAGAATTTCCATTATGCGACGTCCCAATTAGCGCAGACTACCTTACGCAGCGTGCTTGGCCAGGTGGAGCTTGACGGCCTGTTGTCCCAGCGTGAACGTCTCAATCAAGACCTCCAAGGCATTCTCGATCAAAATACCGACGCGTGGGGAATTAAGGTTTCAGCAGTTGAGGTTAAACACGTCGATCTTCCACCCGACATGCAGCGAGCGATGGCTCGACAGGCTGAGGCGGAACGCGAGAAACGTGCTAAAATCATTCATGCTGAGGGTGAGTACACTGCGTCGGAGCAACTTTCGCAGGCGGCGGCCGTACTCGCCACTGAGCCGAATGCAATTACGCTCCGATACCTGCAGACTCTGACCGAGATTGCCTCCGAGAAGAACTCGACGATTGTCTTTCCGTTACCGGTCGAGTTGTTGAACATGCTGCGCAAGACCTCCGGAGCGAGTGAGCCGTCGACATAA
- a CDS encoding nodulation protein NfeD produces MKRLARKAWLQALLVQPALARLSPILFVLLLLSSTTVFSRQTVAPSTSNRPLVLVAEVDAIIHPVSAEYMVQVIDRADAADADLVVFTLRTPGGLVESTRSITSRMISAKTPVVVFVAPSGARAASAGFLITIAADVAAMAPGTHIGAAHPVSGSGQQLDEAVSEKAASDVAAFARSLATQRNRNVEFAEQAVIESRAFTEDEAAEAEPPLIDIVTSDLDSLLEVLDGRLITRFDGREVRLRTADARVERLQMTWRQQVLSVIARPEVAYILFSLGTLGLTIELWNPGAILPGVVGGLCLLLAFFAFQVLPVNLAGVVLIGFGLGLLVLEAMVTSFGMLALGGVVSIALGSLMLIDSPMPELQIGLSMVLPMTLALSGIVFFLARLGVAAQRRRAVTGRAGMIDEIGRALTTFEAGGSGQVVAHGEIWSATGTEPIAEGDQVKVVGVNGLTLTVRRLASALQGGDKQ; encoded by the coding sequence ATGAAGAGATTGGCCCGTAAGGCCTGGCTGCAGGCTCTACTCGTTCAGCCTGCCTTAGCGCGCCTGAGTCCGATCCTGTTTGTCCTGTTGTTATTGAGTTCAACGACTGTGTTCAGTCGTCAGACAGTAGCCCCTTCAACATCAAATCGTCCACTCGTGCTGGTGGCTGAGGTGGATGCCATAATCCATCCTGTTTCGGCTGAGTACATGGTACAGGTGATTGACCGTGCGGATGCGGCCGATGCCGACCTAGTCGTATTCACCCTACGGACACCTGGTGGGTTGGTTGAGTCGACACGATCGATCACATCACGCATGATTTCGGCTAAGACGCCAGTTGTTGTATTCGTAGCTCCAAGTGGTGCGCGTGCTGCGTCAGCTGGCTTTCTGATCACGATTGCGGCAGACGTGGCTGCCATGGCGCCGGGTACCCACATTGGGGCAGCCCATCCTGTTAGCGGCAGCGGACAACAACTCGACGAGGCCGTATCCGAAAAGGCCGCATCGGATGTAGCGGCTTTTGCTCGATCCCTGGCGACTCAACGCAATCGTAATGTTGAGTTCGCTGAGCAGGCAGTAATTGAGAGTAGAGCGTTTACTGAAGACGAAGCTGCTGAGGCTGAACCACCACTGATCGATATCGTCACATCGGACTTAGACAGTCTCTTAGAGGTGCTCGACGGTCGTTTGATTACCAGGTTTGACGGACGTGAGGTCAGGCTGCGGACGGCCGATGCTCGGGTCGAGCGGCTACAGATGACATGGCGTCAGCAAGTGTTGAGCGTGATTGCACGGCCGGAGGTGGCCTACATTCTTTTCAGCCTCGGCACTCTAGGTCTAACGATCGAATTGTGGAATCCTGGTGCAATTCTACCTGGTGTTGTCGGTGGACTCTGTCTCTTACTGGCGTTCTTCGCGTTTCAGGTGCTGCCGGTGAATTTAGCTGGTGTTGTTCTTATTGGATTCGGTCTTGGACTGCTGGTCCTAGAAGCGATGGTAACCAGTTTCGGGATGTTAGCGTTGGGTGGTGTTGTCAGTATCGCTTTAGGTTCGCTCATGTTGATCGATTCACCGATGCCAGAGTTGCAAATTGGGTTGTCGATGGTGCTTCCGATGACGCTCGCGCTTTCAGGCATCGTTTTCTTCCTGGCGAGGCTGGGCGTTGCGGCGCAGCGTCGACGAGCTGTAACGGGCCGTGCGGGCATGATCGATGAGATTGGGCGCGCACTCACGACGTTTGAGGCAGGCGGTTCTGGCCAAGTCGTGGCCCACGGTGAAATTTGGTCGGCGACAGGCACGGAGCCAATCGCCGAGGGTGACCAGGTTAAGGTGGTCGGAGTGAACGGTCTCACGCTCACTGTCCGTCGACTGGCGTCAGCCCTACAAGGAGGAGATAAGCAATGA
- a CDS encoding molybdenum cofactor guanylyltransferase: protein MCTAAIIAGGEARRLNGRVKGTLPFGTTSLVERQIAVLRAITEKLLIITNNESAYTGLGVPVINDEIPGSGAIGGIYTALVHATVDPVLVVACDMPFINEPFLRLLVNADRSADVTIPKTANGYEPMCACYSRRCASRLRQQINNGALKIQELLPHLRVREVGINEIAPHDPSGLLFSNVNTPDDYARALQHLDSGHSMLSSPELPKK, encoded by the coding sequence ATGTGTACGGCGGCCATTATCGCCGGTGGTGAAGCGCGGCGACTCAACGGGCGAGTGAAAGGGACCCTACCATTTGGCACGACCAGTCTCGTCGAACGCCAGATCGCGGTTCTCCGAGCGATAACTGAGAAACTTCTGATTATCACCAACAACGAAAGCGCCTACACCGGACTGGGCGTACCGGTGATCAACGACGAAATCCCAGGTTCTGGTGCGATCGGTGGAATCTATACGGCACTCGTGCACGCCACCGTGGACCCTGTGCTGGTCGTGGCCTGTGACATGCCGTTCATTAATGAACCGTTCTTGCGTCTTCTCGTCAATGCCGACCGGTCTGCTGATGTGACCATTCCGAAAACCGCCAATGGTTACGAACCAATGTGTGCATGTTACTCCCGACGGTGCGCATCACGCTTGCGGCAGCAAATCAACAACGGCGCGCTCAAGATTCAGGAACTACTACCGCACCTACGAGTCCGAGAGGTTGGAATAAACGAGATTGCACCGCATGATCCGAGCGGCCTACTCTTCTCCAACGTAAATACACCCGATGATTACGCCAGGGCGCTTCAGCACCTAGACTCCGGTCATTCGATGTTATCGAGTCCAGAACTACCCAAGAAGTAA